One region of Triticum aestivum cultivar Chinese Spring chromosome 6B, IWGSC CS RefSeq v2.1, whole genome shotgun sequence genomic DNA includes:
- the LOC123137312 gene encoding uncharacterized protein produces the protein MADIAPGSINFHRNIENCVVRIVYRVDGDVVKSTLGVVVSVGRGYCDIVARNSILEVKKPNRVRVYFPNNDRVRITSSEDLGNNIGMFHILGNDLQVAPMVLSSQDPLPNETIYLFTYKSFGRQCAILPPGNVTSIAGCQLKHDSTTPAEVDEEDSDGEILVNARGELVGIVDEKHRQHATTSRVIRNALNKLGG, from the exons ATGGCCGAT ATTGCTCCTGGTTCCATCAACTTCCACAGGAACATCGAAAATTGTGTGGTTCGGATAGTATATCGTGTGGATGGAGATGTTGTGAAATCTACACTGGGTGTTGTGGTTTCAGTTGGGAGAGGCTACTGTGACATTGTAGCAAGGAATTCTATATTGGAAGTGAAGAAACCGAATCGAGTTCGGGTTTATTTTCCTAATAATGACAGAGTTCGTATTACATCATCTGAGGACCTTGGCAATAACATTGGCATGTTCCATATCTTGGGTAATGATCTACAAGTAGCTCCAATGGTGCTTAGTTCTCAGGACCCTCTTCCAAATGAGACTATATATCTCTTCACATACAAATCATTTGGAAGACAGTGTGCAATATTACCCCCAGGAAATGTGACTAG CATTGCTGGATGTCAGCTTAAACATGATTCTACAACTCCTGCCGAGGTTGATGAAGAAGATAGTGATGGGGAAATTCTAGTTAATGCTAGAGGCGAACTTGTTGGTATTGTTGATGAAAAACACCGTCAACATGCCACTACTTCAAGAGTAATAAGAAATGCACTCAATAAGTTGGGAGGTTAA